In a genomic window of Phycodurus eques isolate BA_2022a chromosome 2, UOR_Pequ_1.1, whole genome shotgun sequence:
- the fam120b gene encoding constitutive coactivator of peroxisome proliferator-activated receptor gamma, translating into MGVKGLQYFMERCCPESCVTVDLREMVKQHVPKTSDNTSSPTLVVDGMACLRHWYLCKDWVCGGQWNEYMSILRRWVETFTSVGIRLVFFFDGLVEEKKRHEWVKRRRRVNGEVSKLFRYIKLHGEQPGKYLFTLPSGLATFTRFALRTLGQDVFCSVQEADYEIACYARRHGCMGILGQDSDFVIYDSVPYLSVAKLQLDRLTTVLYDRERLCRAIGLDVSQLPLLACLLGNDVVPEERMQAIRNSAMTAYRKPYDTAHSGAPQRQMVLAVSQFVSSLWGREEEERGLIPQTLKLTVADRQLLEKGICSYLLAGPEASQRDALPPITSTFEKRVSPEILKACVEKHVSAEGFMVYNVVCEGVIDCSNSLEDEEDRELVPQAVVYKSCRQRIYGLLLLNRHDDSTVEPPAIREWFVYPGNPLKEPDMVLPIPICIAREQPSLDLLWFSSGPEVSALRLMSFLSIFDCQELAEMYGVVEDFLLAALCLVTYVALQVPSLCSEDVDAYLSQAVCLRLTTLQELQQIKLPFLSSRAVQLGSLYVRGLSYLLGANCASGCPLPNTALMPWQSFDGQLFHSKYLLAHSGTEQMVLLDNLPSSLAVFLQLREKHVEVCMKRNRVLQSRPRASLLERSHSPRYRDGHTAGVDNCPDRGEASGGWRRGSRQRGGGNNRVKLQERPAHRGRGGGGQYSHPRFHPPSLDGSGQNLSSLSEHTRSGWRPSRGRYQLAPSLLLPECNSTLTVRRGAED; encoded by the exons ATGGGAGTAAAAGGTCTCCAGTATTTCATGGAGCGCTGCTGTCCAGAATCCTGCGTAACTGTCGACCTGAGAGAAATGGTCAaacaacatgttcccaaaacaTCTGACAACACTTCCA GTCCCACACTTGTTGTGGATGGGATGGCCTGCCTGCGCCACTGGTACTTGTGTAAAGACTGGGTGTGTGGGGGTCAGTGGAACGAGTACATGAGCATCCTGAGGCGCTGGGTGGAGACATTCACGTCTGTAGGAATTCGTCTTGTCTTCTTCTTTGATGGCTTGGTTGAGGAGAAGAAGAGACATGAGTGG GTGAAGCGAAGACGAAGAGTAAACGGGGAGGTGTCTAAACTATTCCGTTACATTAAGTTACATGGAGAACAACCAGGCAAATATCTCTTCACTCTTCCCTCTGGCTTGGCAACATTCACACGCTTTGCCCTCAG GACATTAGGTCAGGATGTATTTTGCTCAGTGCAGGAGGCTGACTATGAGATTGCCTGTTACGCCCGTCGCCATGGCTGCATGGGCATTTTGGGACAGGACTCAGACTTCGTCATATATGACAG TGTTCCTTACTTGTCAGTGGCAAAACTGCAGTTAGACCGCCTCACCACCGTCCTATACGACCGAGAGAGGCTTTGCCGAGCCATTGGATTGGATGTTTCTCAGTTACCCCTACTGGCCTGTCTACTCGGTAACGATGTGGTGCCAGAGGAGCGCATGCAAGCTATCAGGAACAGTGCTATGACAGCATACAG GAAACCGTATGACACAGCCCACTCTGGAGCTCCCCAGAGGCAGATGGTGTTAGCTGTATCCCAGTTTGTCAGCTCTTTGTGGGGcagagaggaggaagagagagGGCTTATTCCTCAGACTCTGAAACTAACAGTTGCAGACAGACAGCTCCTGGAAAAAGGGATTTGCTCCTATTTACTAGCTGGACCGGAAGCTTCTCAGCGGGATGCCCTACCTCCTATAACCTCTACCTTTGAGAAACGTGTCAGTCCAGAAATATTAAAG GCTTGTGTAGAAAAGCATGTGTCGGCAGAGGGTTTCATGGTTTACAATGTCGTGTGTGAAGGAGTGATTGACTGTAGCAATAGtctggaggatgaggaggatcgTGAACTGGTGCCGCAGGCTGTTGTCTACAAGTCCTGCAGACAACGGATTTATGGTTTGCTACTGCTCAACAGGCATGATG ACAGCACTGTGGAACCTCCTGCCATCAGAGAGTGGTTTGTCTATCCAGGCAACCCTTTGAAGGAGCCCGACATGGTCCTCCCCATCCCAATTTGTATCGCAC GTGAACAGCCCAGTCTTGACTTGCTGTGGTTCAGCTCCGGGCCTGAAGTTTCCGCCCTTCGGCTTATGAGCTTTCTTTCAATATTTGACTGCCAGGAGCTTGCAGAGATGTATGGAGTTGTTGAAGACTTTCTCCTGGCTGCTCTTTGTCTGGTCACCTACGTTGCCCTCCAG GTACCATCTTTATGTTCAGAGGACGTGGATGCTTACCTGAGTCAGGCTGTGTGTCTGAGGCTAACAACTCTGCAAGAGCTTCAACAGATAAAG CTGCCATTCCTCAGCAGTCGAGCAGTCCAACTGGGCTCTCTCTACGTCCGGGGACTGAGCTACCTGCTTGGGGCCAACTGTGCCAGTGGCTGCCCACTGCCCAACACTGCCCTCATGCCTTGGCAAAGCTTCGATGGACAGCTCTTCCACTCTAAGTACCTGCTGGCACATAGTGGCACTGAGCAAATGGTGCTTCTGGACAACCTT CCATCCAGTCTGGCCGTGTTTCTCCAGCTGAGAGAAAAACATGTAGAAGTTTGCATGAAGAGAAACAGAGTCTTGCAGTCGCGCCCCAGAGCTAGTTTGCTTGAACGAAGTCATAGTCCCCGATACAGAGACGGACACACAG CTGGTGTTGACAACTGCCCGGATAGGGGCGAGGCGTCAGGAGGATGGAGGAGGGGGAGCAGACAGCGCGGTGGTGGAAACAACAGAGTCAAACTACAGGAGAGACCTGCacacagaggaagaggaggaggaggccaatATTCCCACCCTCGCTTTCATCCTCCCTCCTTGGATGGCAGTGGTCAGAACTTGAGCTCTCTGTCAGAGCATACCCGGAGTGGATGGCGTCCCAGCAGAGGGCGATACCAGCTGGCTCCCAG CCTCCTGCTCCCGGAATGTAACTCCACCCTGACAGTGAGGAGAGGAGCAGAGGATTAG